A portion of the Deltaproteobacteria bacterium genome contains these proteins:
- a CDS encoding glycine dehydrogenase subunit 2 has translation MKPLSEPSPDKSSSRVAAPRLLFESGSSGRNALQWPAPANKADELLPSALLRGEIAGFPELGELEVLRHFTRLSQRNFSIESEFYPLGSCTMKYNPKINETVARFPGFAQIHPLAGAALLQGALQLLSDLEAMLCEVCGMDAVSLQPSAGAQGELTGLMLIRALLTERGNPRKTIIVPDTAHGTNPASSTLCGYDVVQISSNDKGIIEPAAIEKVMDQDVAAIMITNPNTLGLFEKNIEAIAAVVHAKGGLVYLDGANLNALMGIAKPGHMGVDVLHMNLHKTFSTPHGGGGPGAGPVAVKAALKDFLPTPRIVRQGEGFGLSEDCPKSIGRVRSFFGNFGVLVRAYTYILSLGGDGLENASRMALLNANYIRRNLEDVYHIAYNEPCMHECIFTDKVQHKHGVTTLDLAKRLLDYGFHPPTIYFPLVVSGALMIEPTETETPETLDSFIAAMRAIAEEARDNPELVKTAPHSTPVRRLDEARAARKPILRWEAGQSRSD, from the coding sequence TTGAAACCCTTGTCCGAGCCGTCGCCCGATAAGTCCTCATCGCGGGTTGCCGCGCCGCGTCTGCTTTTTGAGAGCGGTTCGAGCGGGCGCAACGCTCTGCAGTGGCCCGCCCCGGCAAATAAAGCCGACGAGTTGCTGCCGTCGGCATTGTTGCGCGGCGAGATCGCCGGTTTCCCCGAACTGGGTGAGCTCGAGGTGCTGCGCCACTTTACGCGCCTGTCCCAGCGTAATTTTTCCATCGAGAGCGAATTCTACCCGCTCGGCTCGTGCACGATGAAGTACAACCCAAAGATCAACGAAACGGTGGCGCGTTTCCCAGGGTTCGCGCAAATCCATCCGCTGGCCGGCGCGGCACTGCTGCAGGGCGCGCTGCAGCTCTTGTCCGACTTGGAAGCGATGCTTTGCGAGGTCTGCGGCATGGACGCAGTGAGCTTACAGCCCTCCGCCGGCGCCCAGGGCGAATTGACCGGCTTGATGTTGATTCGCGCTCTGCTCACCGAGCGGGGCAATCCGCGCAAGACGATCATCGTGCCGGACACGGCCCACGGCACCAATCCGGCGAGCTCGACCCTGTGCGGCTACGATGTCGTGCAAATCTCTTCCAACGACAAGGGCATTATCGAACCGGCGGCGATCGAGAAGGTAATGGACCAAGACGTTGCCGCCATCATGATCACCAACCCGAACACCTTGGGCTTGTTTGAAAAGAACATTGAGGCGATCGCGGCGGTGGTACACGCCAAAGGCGGCTTGGTTTATCTGGACGGCGCCAACTTAAACGCGCTGATGGGCATCGCCAAACCCGGCCATATGGGCGTCGACGTTTTGCACATGAACCTGCACAAGACTTTTTCGACCCCCCATGGCGGCGGCGGTCCGGGGGCGGGACCGGTGGCGGTCAAAGCGGCGCTGAAGGATTTTTTGCCGACGCCGCGGATTGTTAGGCAAGGCGAAGGTTTTGGCTTGAGCGAAGACTGTCCCAAATCGATCGGCCGCGTCCGTTCGTTCTTTGGCAATTTTGGCGTGTTAGTGCGCGCGTACACCTACATTTTGTCGTTGGGTGGCGACGGTCTAGAAAACGCGAGCCGCATGGCGCTTTTGAACGCCAATTACATTCGTAGGAACTTAGAAGATGTTTATCATATCGCCTACAACGAACCGTGCATGCACGAGTGCATTTTCACCGACAAGGTGCAGCACAAACATGGTGTCACGACCCTCGACCTCGCCAAACGGCTGTTAGACTACGGCTTTCATCCGCCAACCATCTATTTCCCGCTGGTAGTTTCCGGCGCGCTCATGATCGAGCCGACGGAAACCGAAACGCCGGAAACCCTCGATAGTTTCATCGCGGCGATGCGCGCCATTGCGGAAGAGGCCAGAGACAACCCAGAGCTGGTCAAAACCGCGCCTCACTCGACGCCGGTGCGCCGCCTTGACGAGGCGCGCGCCGCGCGTAAACCGATACTGCGCTGGGAAGCGGGGCAAAGCCGTTCGGACTGA
- a CDS encoding twin-arginine translocase TatA/TatE family subunit, translated as MFGLGLSELIVILVIVVVVFNRRLPDLGESLGGAIRKFRKATKESDEIDVTPTDDSTKHNKS; from the coding sequence ATGTTTGGTTTAGGGCTCAGCGAACTCATCGTTATTCTCGTTATCGTCGTGGTTGTTTTCAATCGGCGCTTGCCCGATCTCGGTGAAAGCCTCGGCGGTGCGATCAGAAAGTTTCGCAAAGCCACCAAAGAGTCCGACGAGATCGACGTTACCCCGACCGACGATTCCACCAAGCACAATAAGTCTTAG
- a CDS encoding energy transducer TonB, with product MTERPTTVRYAPPLPFLASRAARAFVLSCGFHLLMLLLLGLPSPKAPPSEPAPIVVSLAPSPNNERGRPAPPPRSAPASARADKAPLTPAKIAKADGPPTLNRHEPVREAAARKEPAAPVATKKDDPVPLAIPTAPATTPRPSPREQTAEKTVIAERELPTVKQLLPPLYSSDGGGGRRSIPLETKEPQYVSYFTSIKRSIDANWKYPELALQYGLQGRLIVEFDILENGHLESLRVIRSSGSALLDDEAVRAIRSAAPFAPIPRWIEQKPLPITARMEYHDGRLTRPTR from the coding sequence ATGACCGAGCGCCCGACAACGGTTCGCTATGCACCACCACTGCCGTTTCTCGCCTCCCGGGCGGCACGCGCTTTCGTCCTATCCTGCGGTTTCCATCTGCTGATGTTGCTGTTGCTCGGGTTGCCGAGCCCAAAAGCTCCGCCGTCCGAGCCTGCACCGATCGTAGTTTCCTTGGCGCCGTCTCCAAACAACGAGCGCGGTAGACCAGCGCCCCCGCCGCGAAGCGCGCCGGCATCCGCTCGCGCCGACAAAGCGCCTCTGACGCCGGCGAAGATCGCCAAAGCCGACGGGCCGCCGACGCTCAACCGGCACGAACCAGTGCGCGAAGCGGCCGCGAGAAAAGAACCGGCCGCGCCAGTGGCAACCAAAAAAGACGATCCTGTTCCATTGGCCATTCCCACCGCCCCAGCCACGACCCCACGGCCCAGCCCTCGTGAACAGACGGCCGAGAAAACCGTGATCGCCGAAAGGGAGCTGCCGACGGTAAAACAATTATTACCGCCGTTGTATTCGTCGGATGGCGGCGGCGGCCGCAGGAGCATTCCGCTCGAAACCAAGGAACCGCAATATGTCAGCTACTTCACCAGTATCAAGCGCTCCATCGACGCCAACTGGAAGTATCCCGAGCTCGCCCTGCAGTATGGCTTACAAGGGCGGCTGATTGTCGAATTTGATATTTTAGAAAACGGTCACCTGGAAAGCCTGCGCGTGATTCGCTCGTCGGGCTCGGCGCTCCTCGATGATGAAGCGGTCCGGGCTATCCGTTCCGCGGCACCTTTCGCCCCCATCCCACGCTGGATTGAGCAAAAGCCGCTGCCGATCACCGCGCGCATGGAGTATCACGACGGCCGCCTTACCCGCCCAACGCGCTGA